One Saccharomycodes ludwigii strain NBRC 1722 chromosome VI, whole genome shotgun sequence DNA segment encodes these proteins:
- the NUD1 gene encoding Nud1p (similar to Saccharomyces cerevisiae YOR373W | NUD1 | component of the spindle pole body outer plaque) — MTTINDDSLESSPLKNLSSHFLQLQISPNTDEKTHITNKNKKRKSYVKNNNFEDNPTFIMDSSVDKDNKENGSPSYVKKLQEISINYGTVINSPSKKQKKKKDNVSNNNTFTRRHYHDSNGSEHVNRDGGDDDITSSLDDNDIPQWKNYYDDCRQNHGLPQKLPILNEDETGNVISEEIEDYDFAEDDDDFTTNNSVNLHNCKNRGEDTGEIIKAPTETDSFRAPATFKCRPKKINAFSPKSTNKTQNLLVKEKNSQQFHNDNFDSNALFPSEDPVTDALKVFNNVIRNSSFDKFRTNIAFSTNNDIQTNNDTGNQNKPPLKTAKTATAITISAPSVVSSATTAIPEKEAVVRPENVGMTYDPTNLVWQNPPAAVNGSDTSDNDYKISRLTNNVASSTNSGVTPDANIKDKNVDERVRFSLESRKDLFTESDNKNTNINVTTINTTTTTTTTGNNNNNNSNNNENTTSVPSALYFEDNANNLELTKSVNSVKIDQKDYQHNNRNSSTTTMDFDTSLDDPELIDNKKPPYKYIIEKTEDLIQNITDIKDDDGKLNVSDNNAYPFLQALLLNALLDIEKDSDKWNTLTELNLSKKQLDTIISLQEIVPNVIKLNLSKNNLRNINGIPTKYLIDLDLSYNSFDSIFSISPLCKLIHLEALNISHNKLIDLNWLISSKNDNVETSFKSLHFKRLDCSFNEIYKLPSLLSLGCCTSNALYFQNLQEVNLSHNKLSGVLDFANFELFNLKKLNLSFNFNIKSLKNLQKLRNLKVLNLEKCINLDIKDFLAGHNDNNNTHKRLISLNMKGIPLILDCENNNQDLDFSKIFINLVKLKITATAINSEGSNNFIKFSSYLQVLEVYGKWDNKWWNSIPSNNELKVLKISDCKDLIDIKIATNKNIRLPLLHTLVLKNNGLTKTQTLSSIMLNLQKIIGANGDASGNKQMISIDLSGNPINIYLKNKGLYKEYVTALLAWYPNLCYIDGHCIHK; from the coding sequence ATGACCACTATTAATGATGATAGTCTTGAGAGTTCTCCTCTAAAGAATTTATCTTCACATTTTCTGCAATTGCAAATCTCCCCGAACACTGATGAAAAAACCCACATtactaacaaaaataaaaaaaggaaatcatatgtaaaaaacaataattttgaaGATAATCCTACTTTTATAATGGATAGTAGCGTagataaagataataaGGAGAACGGGTCGCCGTCTTATGTCAAGAAATTACAAGAGATTTCAATAAACTATGGCACTGTGATTAATTCACCTAgtaaaaaacagaaaaagaagaaagataatgttagtaataataacacgTTTACTCGTAGACATTATCATGATAGTAACGGATCTGAACATGTAAACAGAGATGGGggtgatgatgatattaCAAGCAGTTtagatgataatgatattcCACAATGGAAAAACTATTATGATGACTGTAGGCAAAATCATGGACTGCCGCAAAAATTGCCTATTTtaaatgaagatgaaacTGGGAATGTTATAAGCGAGGAAATAGAAGACTACGATTTTgctgaagatgatgatgattttactactaataatagcGTAAATTTGCATAATTGTAAAAACAGAGGTGAAGATACAGGAGAAATAATTAAGGCCCCCACAGAAACAGATTCTTTCAGAGCACCTGCTACCTTTAAGTGTagaccaaaaaaaattaatgctTTTAGTCCCAAATCtacaaataaaacacaAAACCTTTTagtcaaagaaaaaaatagccaGCAATTTCACAATGATAATTTTGATAGCAATGCATTATTTCCATCCGAAGATCCAGTAACCGATgctttaaaagtttttaataacgTAATTAGGAATTCAtcttttgataaatttagAACTAATATTGCGTTTAgtactaataatgatattcaaactaataatgatactgGTAATCAAAACAAACCACCACTGAAAACGGCCAAAACTGCTACTGCTATCACAATTAGCGCTCCTAGTGTTGTATCAAGTGCTACGACTGCTATACCAGAAAAAGAAGCCGTTGTTAGACCTGAAAATGTTGGTATGACATATGACCCTACAAATTTAGTTTGGCAGAACCCACCAGCTGCTGTTAATGGTAGTGATACAAGTGATAATGATTACAAAATCTCAAGACTCACAAATAATGTTGCTAGTAGTACTAATAGTGGTGTTACTCCTGAtgcaaatataaaagataaaaatgttGATGAACGAGTAAGGTTTTCTCTTGAATCGagaaaagatttatttactgaatctgataataaaaatactaatattaatgttactactattaatactactactactactactactactggtaataataataataataatagtaataataatgaaaatacaaCTTCGGTACCTTCTgctttatattttgaagaCAATGCAAATAATTTAGAACTTACAAAGAGTGTAAATTCTGTCAAGATTGACCAAAAGGATTATCAGCATAACAATCGCAATAGTAGTACCACTACTATGGATTTTGATACTTCCTTAGATGATCCAGAActtattgataataaaaaaccaCCATATAAATACATTATAGAAAAAACTGAAGATTTAATACAGAACATCACAGATAtaaaagatgatgatggaAAACTTAATGttagtgataataatgcATATCCATTTTTACAAGCACTTCTTTTAAATGCGTTGCTagatattgaaaaagattCTGATAAGTGGAATACACTTACtgaattaaatttatcaaaaaaacaattagaTACCATTATATCTTTACAAGAAATTGTACCTAATGTTATAAAATTGAACTTgtccaaaaataatttgagAAATATCAATGGGATACCCACCAAGTACTTAATTGATTTGGATTTATCATATAATTCGTTTGATTCAATTTTCAGTATATCACCACTATGTAAATTGATCCATTTAGAAGCTCTAAACATATCgcataataaattaattgacTTAAACTGGTTAATATCTTCGAAGAATGATAATGTGGAAACCAGCTTTAAAAGTTTACATTTTAAGAGATTAGATTGCTCATTCAACGAAATATATAAGCTACCATCTTTATTATCGCTGGGTTGTTGTACTTCGAATGCACtatatttccaaaatttgCAAGAGGTGAATTTATCACATAATAAACTATCTGGTGTATTGGATTTTGCTAATTTTGAATTGTTTAacctaaaaaaattaaacctaagttttaattttaacataaaaagtttaaaaaacttACAAAAGTTAAGAAAtttgaaagttttaaatttagaaaaatgtATTAATTTGGatataaaagattttttagCTGGCCACAAtgacaataacaacactCATAAAAGACTAATTTCATTGAATATGAAGGGTATACCTTTAATATTAGAttgtgaaaataataaccagGACTTGGATTTTagcaaaatatttataaatttggttaaattgaaaatcaCTGCAACTGCAATCAATAGTGAAGGTagcaataattttattaagtTTTCAAGCTACTTGCAAGTACTAGAGGTATATGGCAAATGGGATAATAAGTGGTGGAATTCGATACCTAGCAATAATGAActaaaagttttgaaaatttcaGATTGTAAAGATTTAatagatattaaaatagccactaataaaaatattagattACCCCTTCTACATACTTTGGTTTTAAAGAATAATGGATTAACCAAAACGCAAACATTAAGCTCTATAATGttaaatttacaaaaaataattggtGCTAACGGTGATGCTAGTGGTAACAAGCAAATGATATCAATTGATTTAAGCGGCAATCCTATAAATATCtacttaaaaaataaaggttTGTATAAAGAGTATGTCACAGCCCTTTTAGCATGGTATCCGAATTTATGTTATATAGATGGACATTGCatacataaataa
- the ALD4 gene encoding aldehyde dehydrogenase (NADP(+)) ALD4 (similar to Saccharomyces cerevisiae YOR374W | ALD4 | ALdehyde Dehydrogenase): MTTLFLRASGGKVPLQHSSKQIIISSSKKIGKRQAYYSFPKGVRFYSPIPLTTHIKLPNGLEYDQPTGLFINNKFVESKHKKTFEVINPSTEEEICQVYEAREEDVDSAVDAAEQAFKSGSWSKVDPLIRNECLHKLADLIEENKEIVASIDTLDNGKAIQSARGDVELSISYLRSCAGWADKIDGRVVNSGSTHFNYTKKEPLGVCGQIIPWNFPLLMWAWKIGPAVTTGNTVVLKTAESTPLSALYVAQFIPKAGFPPGVINIVSGFGKIVGEAITRHPKIKKVAFTGSTATGIHIYKNAAETLKKVTLELGGKSPNAIFADADLKRAVSNVILGIFYNSGEVCCAGSRVYVQESVYDEFVKELKAAADALKVGDPFDESTFQGAQTSANQLEKILKYIDIGQKEGATLVTGGQRLGEKGYFVKPTIFGDVKEDFRIVKEEIFGPVVTVTKFKDIDEFVTLANDSDYGLAAGVHTTNISTALEVADRLDAGSVWVNTYNDFHYNVPFGGYGHSGIGREMGSESLDNYTQVKAVRIKL; the protein is encoded by the coding sequence atgacaACATTGTTCCTACGCGCAAGCGGTGGTAAAGTGCCACTACAACACTCATCgaaacaaattattatttcaagttcaaaaaaaataggaaAGCGCCAAgcttattattcttttccAAAAGGGGTAAGATTTTACAGCCCCATACCTCTAACTACCCATATTAAATTACCAAATGGTTTAGAGTATGATCAACCAACAGGATTGTTTATTAACAACAAGTTTGTTGAATCcaaacacaaaaaaacatttgaaGTAATTAATCCTTCAACCGAAGAAGAGATTTGCCAAGTTTATGAAGCCAGAGAAGAAGACGTCGATTCTGCCGTTGATGCAGCTGAACAAGCATTCAAAAGTGGTAGTTGGTCTAAGGTTGATCCCTTAATCAGAAACGAATGCTTGCATAAATTAGCCGATTTGATCGAGGAGAACAAGGAAATTGTCGCTTCTATTGATACTTTGGATAACGGGAAGGCCATCCAATCTGCAAGAGGTGATGTTGAATTGAGTATTAGTTATCTCAGGTCTTGTGCTGGTTGGGCTGATAAAATTGACGGTAGGGTGGTCAATAGTGGTTCCACTCATTTCAATTATACCAAAAAGGAACCTTTGGGTGTTTGTGGCCAGATCATCCCTTGGAATTTCCCATTGTTAATGTGGGCTTGGAAAATCGGTCCTGCTGTTACTACCGGTAACACTGTTGTTTTGAAAACCGCTGAATCTACTCCTTTATCTGCTTTGTATGTTGCTCAATTTATCCCCAAGGCTGGTTTTCCACCGggtgttattaatattgtttctGGCTTTGGTAAAATTGTTGGTGAAGCGATCACCAGACACCCCAAGATTAAGAAAGTCGCCTTTACCGGTTCTACAGCAACCGGTATTCACATTTATAAGAATGCCGCTgaaactttgaaaaaagtgACTTTGGAATTGGGTGGTAAGTCACCAAATGCAATTTTTGCTGATGCTGATTTAAAAAGAGCTGTTTCCAATGTGATTTTGGgtattttttacaattcCGGCGAAGTTTGTTGTGCTGGGTCAAGAGTCTACGTTCAAGAGAGTGTGTATGATGAATTTGTCAAGGAATTGAAAGCTGCTGCTGATGCCTTGAAAGTTGGCGATCCATTTGATGAGTCTACGTTTCAAGGTGCACAAACCTCTGCTAACCAATTGGAAaagattttgaaatatatcGATATTGGTCAAAAAGAGGGTGCAACTTTGGTAACTGGTGGTCAAAGATTGGGCGAGAAGGGCTATTTTGTGAAGCCAACCATTTTTGGTGATGTTAAGGAAGATTTTAGAATtgttaaagaagaaatctTTGGGCCAGTGGTAACCGTCACTAAGTTCAAGGATATTGATGAATTTGTTACCTTGGCTAACGATAGTGATTATGGCTTAGCTGCTGGTGTTCATACCACTAATATAAGCACTGCATTAGAGGTGGCCGACAGGTTAGATGCAGGAAGTGTCTGGGTTAACACTTATAATGATTTCCATTATAATGTCCCATTCGGTGGTTATGGTCACTCTGGTATTGGAAGAGAGATGGGCAGTGAATCTTTGGATAACTATACCCAAGTTAAGGCTGTAAGAATCAAGTTATAA
- the ECM1 gene encoding Ecm1p (similar to Saccharomyces cerevisiae YAL059W | ECM1 | ExtraCellular Mutant) has translation MAKKVSKHSRAARRLEVDEPEAKELSQLPRPENTDLTNKLIRTANKNEELLNRKLEKKKKHKIGKNVQNNSNRLDKALSAIERNLEKERLERGLNFGNRLDGKIAKSISRAKYVQTSRKAGWDVTNLRIKEELSQLQHQTSDQVGKNPLNQKEEDSTEFDEDFETFGDAEKKKKMEKQQKNSFVSLETDVEA, from the coding sequence atggccAAGAAAGTATCCAAACATTCCAGAGCTGCTAGGAGATTAGAGGTAGATGAACCAGAGGCCAAGGAATTATCTCAATTGCCAAGACCTGAAAACACTGATTTAAccaataaattaattagaacagcaaataaaaatgaggAATTACTAAATCGTAAGttggagaaaaaaaaaaagcacaAAATTGGTAAAAATGTACAGAATAACTCTAATAGGCTGGATAAAGCCTTATCTGCCATCGAAAGGAATTTAGAAAAGGAAAGGCTAGAACGAGGTTTAAATTTTGGTAATAGATTAGATGGCAAAATAGCCAAATCCATATCAAGAGCCAAATATGTTCAAACTAGTAGAAAAGCAGGCTGGGATGTCACCAATTTAAGAATAAAGGAAGAACTATCTCAGCTACAACATCAAACATCCGACCAGGTAGGAAAAAACCCCCTAAatcaaaaagaagaagattcAACAGAATTTGACGAAGATTTTGAGACTTTTGGTGATgcggaaaaaaagaaaaagatggaaaaacaacaaaagaacTCTTTTGTTTCACTAGAGACGGATGTAGAGGCATGA
- the GDH1 gene encoding glutamate dehydrogenase (NADP(+)) GDH1 (similar to Saccharomyces cerevisiae YOR375C | GDH1 | Glutamate DeHydrogenase (paralog of YAL062W | GDH3)) → MSYEPEFQQALDEVTKALEQSTLYEKHPKYKKVLPVLSIPQKVNQFRVTWENDKGEQEVTVGYRVQYNNCIGPFKGGLRFHPTVNLSILKFLGFEQIFKNALTGTPIGGAKGGLCVNTKGRSENEIRRICNAFMRELYKVIGTEKESPAGDIGVSGVEVGYMHGEYRRLTDRYDSGLTGKGLDFGGSLIRPEATGYGVVYVTDAMIKHATNGRESFKGKRVAISGSGNVAQYAALKAIELGATVVSLSDSKGCVISEKGFSEEQIKNVIAGKAARKTLEFITSDFGFKYISGARPWTHCGPVDIVLPCATQNEVSGEEAEHLIKAGAKYVAEGSNMGSTPEAIAAFEKTRASSESPVWFCPPKLANMGGVMVSQFELAQNAQRISWTAEEVDSKLKSHMIAGLELSMKTAREYSKEGDKVKLPSLVVGANIAGFLKVANAMFDQGDVW, encoded by the coding sequence atgtcttACGAACCGGAATTTCAACAGGCTTTAGATGAAGTCACCAAGGCTTTGGAGCAATCTACTTTATACGAAAAACATCCAAAATATAAGAAGGTTTTGCCAGTTCTTTCCATTCCACAAAAGGTTAACCAATTTAGAGTTACCTGGGAAAATGACAAGGGCGAACAAGAAGTTACTGTTGGTTATAGAGTACAATATAACAACTGTATTGGTCCATTTAAAGGTGGTTTGCGTTTCCACCCAACAGTTAATCTGTCCATCTTGAAATTTTTAGGTTTTGaacaaattttcaaaaatgcTTTAACTGGTACTCCAATTGGTGGTGCTAAGGGTGGTTTGTGTGTTAACACCAAAGGTAGAAGTGAAAACGAAATCCGTAGAATTTGTAATGCTTTTATGCGTGAATTGTACAAAGTTATTGGTACCGAAAAAGAGTCTCCAGCTGGTGATATTGGTGTTTCTGGTGTTGAAGTTGGTTACATGCACGGTGAATACAGACGTTTGACTGATCGTTATGATAGTGGTTTAACCGGTAAAGGTTTGGATTTCGGTGGTTCTTTGATTAGACCAGAAGCTACTGGTTATGGTGTTGTTTATGTCACTGATGCCATGATCAAGCATGCCACTAATGGTCGCGAATCTTTCAAGGGTAAGAGAGTGGCTATTTCTGGTTCTGGTAATGTCGCTCAATATGCTGCTTTGAAAGCTATCGAATTAGGTGCTACTGTTGTTTCCTTGAGTGATTCTAAGGGTTGTGTTATATCCGAAAAAGGCTTTTCTGaagaacaaattaaaaatgtcaTTGCTGGTAAAGCCGCCCGTAAGACATTGGAATTTATCACCTCTGATTTTGgtttcaaatatatatctgGTGCTCGTCCATGGACTCATTGTGGTCCAGTTGATATTGTTTTGCCATGTGCTACACAAAACGAAGTTTCTGGTGAAGAAGCTGAACATTTAATTAAAGCAGGTGCTAAATATGTTGCTGAAGGTTCCAATATGGGTTCTACTCCAGAAGCAATTGCtgcttttgaaaaaactaGAGCTTCCTCTGAATCTCCAGTTTGGTTTTGTCCACCAAAATTAGCCAATATGGGTGGTGTTATGGTTTCTCAATTTGAATTGGCTCAAAATGCTCAAAGAATTTCCTGGACTGCCGAAGAAGTCGACTCTAAATTGAAGAGTCACATGATTGCTGGTTTGGAATTGTCTATGAAGACTGCCAGAGAATATTCTAAGGAAGGTGATAAAGTTAAGTTGCCATCTTTGGTTGTTGGTGCTAACATTGCTGGTTTCTTGAAGGTTGCCAATGCTATGTTTGACCAAGGTGATGTTTGGTAA
- a CDS encoding zinc-dependent alcohol dehydrogenase (similar to Saccharomyces cerevisiae YMR083W | ADH3 | Alcohol DeHydrogenase): protein MFKLPKIQRAVVYEKHNGTIKCQDIPIPKPRSNELLVHIKYSGVCASDLHVYKGDWNLSPNFPTIGGHEGAGIVVGMGDQVQNWEIGDLCGIKWIQSTCMKCYECFEGHDIKCKKLKVSGVHHRGTFCEYTTCDATQAAKLSKSKANLAEVAPILCAGLTVYKALKLGKLKFGDCVVIVGSCGGLGSYAVQYAKAMGCLVIGIDNGLKEKFFYENLKGDYFIDFTDMNCGKDGIIKKIQSFTKGNGAKCVLNVSTGKSTFNDLSKMVANWGTIVLVGIPGADTTITYSVLDQVVRCYNIVGSSVGNKTDTKECLRYFDKGLIKSQIKIIGLSELQSAFDTIERGEANGRYVIDTSKLATSAKL from the coding sequence AAATACAAAGAGCTGTTGTGTACGAAAAACACAATGGTACGATAAAATGTCAAGATATCCCAATTCCAAAGCCAAGATCAAATGAATTGTTAGTTCACATTAAATATTCTGGTGTATGTGCTTCTGATCTTCATGTCTATAAGGGCGATTGGAACTTATCGCCCAACTTCCCGACAATTGGTGGACATGAAGGTGCTGGCATTGTTGTTGGAATGGGCGACCAAGTTCAAAATTGGGAAATAGGTGATTTATGTGGAATCAAATGGATACAATCAACCTGTATGAAATGTTATGAATGCTTTGAAGGTCATGATATTAAAtgcaaaaaattaaaagttaGTGGCGTTCATCACAGGGGTACTTTTTGCGAATATACAACATGTGACGCCACCCAAGCTGCTAAATTATCCAAGAGTAAAGCCAACTTAGCTGAAGTTGCACCAATTTTGTGTGCAGGATTGACTGTTTATAAAGCATTAAAATTAGGTAAGCTAAAGTTTGGGGATTGTGTCGTTATAGTTGGTTCTTGTGGGGGACTGGGTTCATATGCTGTTCAATACGCCAAAGCTATGGGATGTTTAGTTATTGGTATTGATAATGGTTTGaaggaaaaatttttttatgaaaacCTAAAGGGTGATTATTTCATCGACTTTACTGATATGAATTGTGGCAAAGACGGtatcatcaaaaaaattcaatctTTTACAAAGGGTAATGGTGCGAAATGTGTTCTAAATGTTTCTACAGGTAAATCAACGTTTAACGATTTATCCAAAATGGTTGCTAATTGGGGCACTATCGTGTTGGTTGGGATTCCCGGAGCTGATACAACTATAACCTATAGTGTCCTCGATCAGGTAGTTAGATGCTATAATATTGTTGGATCATCAGTTGGTAATAAAACAGATACTAAAGAATGTTTAAGATATTTCGATAAGGGATTAATCAAATcgcaaataaaaattattggttTGAGTGAATTGCAATCGGCTTTTGATACGATTGAAAGAGGTGAGGCTAACGGTAGATATGTAATTGATACATCGAAACTAGCAACATCGGCGAAATTGTAG